One window of the Trifolium pratense cultivar HEN17-A07 linkage group LG2, ARS_RC_1.1, whole genome shotgun sequence genome contains the following:
- the LOC123908550 gene encoding nuclear transcription factor Y subunit B-3-like yields the protein MAESDDESGGQASGSRELLQERLLPIANVGRIMKKALPAKAKISKESKETMQECVSEFISFITGEASEKCQKEKRKTINGDDLLWAMTTLGFEEYAEPLKGYLHRYREIEGDKNFSMSMIGKEQQGSSSADNRFFQG from the coding sequence ATGGCTGAATCAGATGATGAGTCAGGTGGCCAAGCTTCAGGGAGCAGAGAACTACTGCAAGAAAGGCTCCTTCCCATAGCAAACGTGGGAAGGATCATGAAGAAAGCGTTACCGGCGAAAGCAAAGATATCAAAGGAATCAAAAGAAACTATGCAAGAGTGTGTATCAGAGTTCATAAGTTTCATAACAGGTGAAGCATCTGAAAAGTGTCAGAAAGAGAAGAGGAAAACAATAAACGGTGATGATCTTTTGTGGGCTATGACTACACTTGGTTTTGAAGAATATGCTGAGCCTCTTAAGGGTTACCTTCATAGGTATAGGGAGATTGAAGGTGACAAGAATTTTTCTATGAGTATGATTGGTAAGGAGCAACAGGGTAGTAGTAGTGCTGATAATCGATTCTTCCAAGGctga
- the LOC123908548 gene encoding nudix hydrolase 2 codes for MTSSSSSSQQIELLTSTDDDYGGVIVQMDQPTMDSTTFLSILRASISNWKHQGKQGVWIKLPIHLANLVETLIKEGFWYHHAEPKYLMLVHWIADSANTIPANATHRVGVGAFVVNEKREVLVVQEKTGPFRGTGSWKFPTGVADQGEDICVAAVREAKEETGVDTEFVEILAFRQSHMSFFEKSDLFFVCLLRPLSFDIKIQEVEIEAAKWMPFDEYVAQPFMEKYELLRYINDIYLAKVDGHYSGFTPVPTKSNFSNQKNTSYLYFNAGGLKRCNSL; via the exons AtgacttcttcttcttcttcttcacaacAAATTGAACTATTAACATCAACCGATGATGACTATGGTGGTGTTATTGTCCAAATGGATCAACCTACCATGGATTCTACAACCTTTCTATCCATTCTCAGAGCTTCTATTTCAAATTGGAAACACCAG GGCAAGCAGGGCGTTTGGATAAAATTACCTATTCATCTGGCCAATCTTGTGGAAACTTTAATTAAG GAAGGTTTTTGGTATCATCACGCAGAACCAAAATATTTGATGCTTGTACATTGGATTGCAGACAGTGCAAACACCATTCCCGCAAACGCCACACATAGAGTGGGTGTTGGAGCATTTGTGGTGAATGAAAAACGAGAG GTTCTAGTGGTTCAAGAAAAAACTGGACCTTTTCGGGGAACTGGATCCTGGAAGTTTCCTACTGGAGTTGCTGATCAG GGAGAAGACATTTGTGTAGCAGCAGTAAGAGAGGCCAAAGAAGAAACAGGA GTAGACACAGAATTTGTGGAAATATTAGCATTCAG ACAAAGTCACATGTCATTCTTTGAGAAGTCAGATCTATTCTTTGTTTGCTTGTTGCGTCCTCTTTCTTTTGACATCAAAATCCAGGAGGTAGAGATAGAGGCTGCAAAG TGGATGCCATTTGATGAATATGTAGCTCAGCCATTCATGGAAAAGTATGAGCTTTTGAGGTACATTAATGACATATACTTGGCAAAGGTTGATGGACATTATTCTGGATTTACTCCTGTACCTACAAAATCAAACTTCTCTAACCAGAAAAATACTAGCTATCTTTACTTTAATGCTGGAGGCTTGAAGAGGTGTAATTCTTTATAA
- the LOC123908549 gene encoding uncharacterized protein LOC123908549 — MIYFCGNNVLVMLFSLCSLLMFNIVIGFPAPGVEDYRHLFGSSSREEVVEIAGYGEKKLSTVLITGSLHCEANNHAWPIPGALVAVNCESHASERKGKSMVAKGVTDEFGDFMVDLPSYLHAIPNLEKICRVKVHRVPKGLLCRPARHVKKHNGLFKLSTIGNGIRTYDAGNIKIQDSAFEPLRAPLREDIGEIKE, encoded by the exons aTGATCTACTTTTGCGGCAACAACGTTCTTGTAATGTTGTTTTCCCTCTGTTCATTATTAATGTTTAATATTGTGATAGGATTTCCTGCACCAGGAGTTGAAGATTATCGCCATTTGTTCGGTTCATCGAGCAGAGAGGAAGTGGTGGAAATTGCTGGCTATGGAGAGAAGAAACTATCAACTGTTCTCATCACTGGTTCACTTCATTGTGAAGCTAATAACCATGCATGGCCAATACCAG GAGCTTTGGTTGCTGTCAACTGCGAAAGTCATGCCAGCGAGCGAAAAGGCAAATCAATGGTAGCAAAAGGTGTAACTGATGAATTTGGAGATTTTATGGTGGACCTCCCTTCCTACCTTCATGCTATTCCGAACTTGGAAAAAATATGCAGAGTGAAAGTTCATCGAGTTCCAAAGGGATTACTTTGTAGACCAGCTCGTCATGTCAAAAAACACAATGGATTGTTTAAGCTCTCTACTATTGGAAATGGCATCCGCACCTATGATGCAGGAAACATAAAGATCCAAGACTCAGCTTTTGAGCCACTGCGCGCACCACTACGCGAAGATATAGGGGAAATTAAGGAGTAG